A region from the Drosophila takahashii strain IR98-3 E-12201 chromosome 2L, DtakHiC1v2, whole genome shotgun sequence genome encodes:
- the Pten gene encoding phosphatidylinositol 3,4,5-trisphosphate 3-phosphatase and dual-specificity protein phosphatase PTEN: MANTISLMSNVIRNVVSKKRIRYKEKGYNLDLTYINDNIIAMGYPAPDKLEGLYRNRLEDVYKFLEENHGQHYKIYNLCLERSYDVGKFHGRVAVFPFEDHNPPTIELIQRFCQDVDLWLKEDSSNVVAVHCKAGKGRTGTMICAYLLFSGLQKSADEALAWYDEKRTKDRKGVTIPSQRRYVQYFSKLVCSSVPYSKISLNVCEIRFSESPFLQNLGTVQCSVSVLNDSATENAKPDRLKTWTIDFQKSFVLTSKPSLPVSGDIKFELTQKSSRKIVCHFWLNTFFVRNYSTCESDGTVNRYIHTLHKSEIDDVHKDREHKSFSEDFKISILFESENFSNDVQAEPSEKEKNDNVLNFERSDYESLPPNCFLEKQVLTAIVNDNTAKSQTVEPLDHKDIVTKIQYDTSTNSKNTSTASKRKQPNSKPLLTSLNDSTKEEIKKNHIFNQPSIKKTDLIKWQNSEVHITSDTRSINENKNINYNSYITCKQSSPKFNCGTEEGQEDWESGESTYL; this comes from the exons atgGCCAACACCATTTCGTTAATGTCTAACGTGATACGCAATGTAGTGAGCAAAAAACGTATACGATATAAGGAAAAAGGATACAATTTGGATTTAACCT ACATTAATGATAACATAATTGCCATGGGGTATCCAGCTCCGGATAAACTAGAGGGCCTCTACAGAAACCGTCTAGAAGATGTCTATAAATTTTTGGAAGAAAATCATGGCCAgcattacaaaatatataacctATGCCTAGAGCGTAGTTACGACGTCGGAAAATTTCACGGG AGAGTAGCTGTTTTTCCGTTCGAAGACCATAACCCTCCAACGATTGAGTTAATACAACGATTTTGTCAGGATGTTGATTTATGGCTTAAAGAAGATTCGTCCAATGTCGTGGCCGTGCACTGTAAAGCTGGAAAAGGAAGAACCG GTACCATGATATGTGCATATTTACTGTTCAGTGGATTACAAAAATCCGCTGATGAGGCATTAGCCTGGTATGATGAGAAGCGTACAAAGGACCGTAAAGGTGTGACAATCCCATCTCAGCGTCGATATGTTCAGTATTTTTCCAAACTAGTTTGTTCAAGTGTTCCATATTCGAAAATAAGCCTTAAC GTATGTGAAATACGATTCTCGGAGTCCCCCTTTCTGCAAAACTTAGGCACGGTACAATGTTCAGTATCTGTATTAAACGACTCAGCCACAGAAAATGCAAAGCCAGAT AGACTGAAAACCTGGACGAttgattttcaaaaatcatttGTATTGACCAGTAAACCATCTTTACCAGTTTCCGGTGATATAAAATTCGAACTTACACAAAAATCATCAAGGAAAATAGTTTGTCATTTTTGgttaaacacattttttgtGCGAAATTATTCAA CTTGCGAATCCGATGGAACAGTTAACAGATATATACACACTTTACACAAATCGGAAATCGATGATGTACATAAAGACAGAGAACACAAATCGTTTTCCGAGGATTTCAAG atTTCAATCTTATTTGAATCAGAAAATTTTAGCAATGATGTTCAAGCTGAACCAtccgaaaaagagaaaaatgacaacgttttgaattttgaaagATCAGATTATGAAAGTTTACCTCCAAACTGCTTTCTTGAAAAACAAGTCTTAACTGCGATCGTCAATGATAACACAGCGAAAAGTCAAACAGTAGAACCGTTGGATCATAAGGATATAGTT ACTAAAATTCAATACGACACATCAAccaattcaaaaaatacttcGACTGCGTCAAAACGCAAACAGCCTAATAGCAAACCTCTTTTAACAAGCTTGAATGATTCCACAAaagaggaaataaaaaaaaatcatatatttaaTCAACCGTCCATTAAAAAAACTGATTTAATCAAATGGCAGAATAGTGAAGTTCATATCACCTCTGACACTCGAagtataaatgaaaataagaaCATCAATTACAATTCATACATCACATGTAAACAATCCTCTCCAAAATTCAACTGTGGTACCGAAGAAGGCCAGGAAGATTGGGAATCCG GTGAATCAACATACCTGTAA